In Flavobacterium luteolum, the DNA window TTTTTAATACTTCTTACTTAAAAGATTTCACTTCTGTGGTAAATGGCGTAAAGCAAGTTTACAGTCAAAACAATAGCAACCGATTTGTTCGTTTGTCTGTGGTTTATAATTTTGGAAATAAAAAGATCAACGTTAAAGAACGCAATTTTGGAAATCAAGAGGAGAGAAAAAGAGCTAATTAAATTAGATAATTAGAAAATGTGCCAATTAGATAATAATAATTTTCTAATTGGCACATTTTCTAATTGACACATTATAAAAAGAATGCCAATAAAATTCCGAGAACGATCATAGAAACTTTGGCGATATTAAATTTATGCCCTTCGCTGCTTTCAAAAATAATCGTTGATGAAATGTGGAATAAAATACCAATTACGATTGCCGTTATTTCGGTGTAATATTTACTTAAAAAAGGCAAATATTCAGATGCTACAGTTCCTAGTGGCGTCATAATGGCAAATGTGAGCATGAAGGCAAAAATGGCTTTTTTGTTTAAATCGGCATTAATGAAAAATGTTGTTAAGATAACAGCAATTGGCAAATGATGAATGGCAATTCCGACGGCTAAGCCATGATGATGGCTTACTGGAAAACCTTCTAAAAAGGCATGAATGCAAAGACTGATAAACAATAGCCACGGAATCTGAGACATTTTTGCATGTCCGTGTACGTGTCCGTGTTCGGCACCTTTTGAGAAAAATTCGAGAACGATCTGGAATAAAATCCCGACCATTATGAAGATTCCGATATTGTGATTATGCGATTCGTAAACATCTGGTAGCAGATGCATTACTGTTAAAGACAATAAAAAAGAACCGCTGAATGCAAGCAGCAGTTTTAAATTGGTTTTGTTTTCTGGTTTTATAAACAAAGCCACACTATATCCTAAAAGTACAGAAATTAAGGGTAGTAAATAGTTCATT includes these proteins:
- a CDS encoding ZIP family metal transporter — translated: MNYLLPLISVLLGYSVALFIKPENKTNLKLLLAFSGSFLLSLTVMHLLPDVYESHNHNIGIFIMVGILFQIVLEFFSKGAEHGHVHGHAKMSQIPWLLFISLCIHAFLEGFPVSHHHGLAVGIAIHHLPIAVILTTFFINADLNKKAIFAFMLTFAIMTPLGTVASEYLPFLSKYYTEITAIVIGILFHISSTIIFESSEGHKFNIAKVSMIVLGILLAFFL